A section of the Triticum dicoccoides isolate Atlit2015 ecotype Zavitan chromosome 7A, WEW_v2.0, whole genome shotgun sequence genome encodes:
- the LOC119332289 gene encoding zinc finger protein 8-like has translation MAAPHGTVLGGADSFPQLPLVVRPAGQPPADATIRLFGCDFSNDAAAAADQLPPKAEAAVGEGETRKFECHYCCRNFPTSQALGGHQNAHKRERQHARRAHLEASLAAAYLPAGTHVYGALFGGYGHHQAAPMPPPQYPVWPGMYGGVARSAAYGGMPVPGMGWRPTPVGAGAFGAAGRHDEATAAAAAGTGEVAGKDGNNVAMSVVTSLPSCLTGGSPTEIGRSEMMGQKEGVVSLDLCL, from the coding sequence ATGGCCGCGCCGCATGGCACCGTGCTCGGGGGCGCCGACTCGTTCCCGCAGCTCCCGCTCGTCGTCCGCCCCGCCGGTCAGCCTCCGGCCGACGCCACCATCCGCCTCTTCGGCTGCGACTTCTCCAAcgacgccgccgctgccgccgaccaGCTGCCCCCCAAGGCGGAGGCGGCGGTCGGGGAGGGGGAGACCCGCAAGTTCGAGTGCCACTACTGCTGCCGCAACTTCCCGACGTCGCAGGCGCTGGGGGGGCACCAGAACGCGCACAAGCGGGAGCGGCAGCACGCGCGCCGGGCGCACCTCGaggcctccctcgccgccgcctacCTCCCGGCCGGCACGCACGTCTACGGCGCCCTGTTCGGCGGCTACGGCCACCACCAGGCCGCTCCCATGCCGCCGCCGCAGTACCCGGTGTGGCCGGGCATGTACGGCGGCGTGGCGCGATCCGCGGCGTACGGCGGCATGCCCGTGCCGGGGATGGGGTGGAGGCCGACGCCAGTGGGTGCTGGTGCTTTTGGTGCCGCCGGCCGGCACGATgaagcgacggcggcggcggctgctgggaCCGGAGAGGTGGCCGGTAAGGATGGGAATAATGTGGCGATGAGCGTGGTGACGTCGCTGCCGTCGTGCCTCACCGGCGGGTCGCCCACGGAGATCGGTAGGTCCGAAATGATGGGGCAGAAGGAGGGCGTTGTAAGCCTGGACCTCTGCCTGTAG